The window gagcgcgttttcgatgctgcgtgaggtgaaatcaccgcagcacaggtgatgagctccgcaatagcagagcgctgcaggcacaaataagacagaaaatagagaacatgtgcagacatgaacgaccgtgtgctaattatagttttttggttgcgccactttgagaatggaccgtgcgctggaagcagctgcctggatcgttgcgcaacaatgcgctgtgccgctctctgctcaaaagagtccaaaaatgatataatatagaaaacttttttccggctcccctgatgtgtaggatatacagctcccccataattcgatccctgctcctggatgaaaagccggacattttcatcaatacaagaacccgcagtccggacgcgccggacagagagtgaaaagtggacacgtccggggaaaacggaacgtacggtcaccatagtcctcataaagcgggaaattatagatacagtattgtgctcgtgccctgggccctttagagtccgtgggccctgggcaattgcccagttaatccggccttggaaccggttcgcagcagcgcgagtccccccgctcatctaatgagcgtcgcgctcacgactttagactctttttttttaccagcttagggcatgtctagcctgtgtaataatccgggacttggatgaatcacttttgaaaagtttttaatttacccggacacagagttctctccttcctcgctgatgatcccgacatgcttgcgtttaagacgctgcatcatcccgtgccatgctaagtctgacctaaacgttgcaggtaacgcatgtcttcgcctgatttaactgaaaatgctcccaaacttaaaaagcttttacttttttgactctcgctgcttctgccatgttcctcttccaaacaactcCCGGctgtccctcgcgctgatctgtctgcgcgcaacggcgggcgggaaggggggggcgcttttggaagagttgtgcaacacaacgaatcgatgacgcaattcgttgccaacgcttttagtaatcgattttcatcgaatttatggattcgttgttgcagccctaacgaagaacgcttttcattcaaagaactttatttctaataaaactgatcaaaacaactgttggtcaataataatcaggtgactgatctgtgaaatcacaatgttatgatttatgtgtaatGAATAACAAATCTTTGGACTAACTGAgccagacatcctgatccacataagataaacacatgacacattgttcattcatccaatcagaacttcctttctgatgcgtggcagagcCCTGTGGTGTTAAATTAATCTGTccactctgattggctaagaatCAAAAACAACtaagtttaataaaacagaacaacgccattttaagtcagtcttCAACGGAGTTCCAACTAAGTTCCAACGGAGTTCTAACCGAGTACtccaccagctctcaaatccatctgatgtccatcctcgctaagtgaagtacagactggccagctgtattttctacttttaagctgagaactgtcaagctggaaaattctgtcgttttatcaacaagatgacggttccttcagaataaaagctgaactgtctctacgtgacgctgaaccCTGCCGTTGTACCGAGAGACGATCctcagactggtttgtcgtgctgccgaccgctgtttcaccagctccagcgcaaggaaggtccgaggacctggcatccagATCTAACAAGGAAGTCTCTAGCACGGTACGTAGGCCGGCAAGatcgcgtctcatgtcttcctcctgaaatccATCGTCTGTCAGTTAAAGCAAAACAACAtctcgcactcagactcgcctccaccagatgggagattctgaactgacacacacaccaacacttcagcattacattccTCTGCATCCATCacaagagagttagtcctggtgattgtttcaaataattataaaataaatatttctaaACGTCCCACcgctctctctcttcttgtctctaattcaatacaaagtgtttgaataaaactccctgtagtaaaaacaacctcttttgatcctaagggcccggtccaaagattaatgatccagctcaggttagatcagtgatatctctggaccttaataaaagtgtacgaatataccaactatattccgctacaatagcaatcctcatactaagcaagcatgcagcgacagtggagaggaaaactcccttttaacaggaagaaacctccagaggatcctggctcagtataagcagccatccgccatgactgttaacaccttttaatgttttgatggtacgatgtcatttcctgtcttgTTTACAAATATTGCTGCACATTATACCGATTTGTTTACTTTATCAAAGATGAGAGACACCATTTCAAACTGTCAGTGGTCATTTTGGTATTTCCCATTAATTATTGGTATTAAACCAGTTCTAAAAATagagttttattgatccaaagtgtgaaatgtgaatctttcatatttctttacagtttcaagtaggCGTGGTTAAGACTTCCTGGACACAAGTTGAAGATTATTGCATCAGAGGAAATATTTTACTGGACTAAAGAGAGACTTAAATTAAAAAGAATTCTAGTTAAAAGTGTAAAACTACATTAGACTTTCTTGTGAAATTAACACTGGAGGAGACCTGGGGCCAGAGATCAAGGGTCAGGTTATGTCTGgattgtttatgttgtgtttgttGACATTCATTCATACATTGAAGAAGACCCCACCCACCTGTGGTGGCTGCAGCCATAAAACGAGCACTCCTCCCTCTGCTTGCAGCTGGGTGGTTGTTGGTTCACTTCCTCCTGCAGCCTTTAATCTGCAGAGGAACTTCCTAGTGTGATCGAAACCAAGTGTTCTTtcctgaagaaaaacaaaaagctgCTGCAGAACATTTGAGCTCTGACGGAGGATCCGAGGCGGAGACCTGATGGCAGAATCAGAGAGGGGCAGCGGAGAGCTGACAGAGATGGATCCAAGGCCTGCAGGTTCTGATTCTGAAATGTAGATGTGTTTCTGATGGGTTTGGCTGGACTCTGAGAGCAGATCCAACCTGCTGGAAGCTGCAGCAGAACCTGGTTTTTGTCTCCTGAGCTACAGGCTGGTGGTGCTGCCAGAACCCTGTTTGTGGTGAAGGATCCAGAACCAGGACTTTGTCCTAGGACTGGTTCTAAGCTCTGCTGCAGATGGATTTGTAACTAAGGTCCATTTGGACCACAAATCAGAACcagtaaaacaaaaatgaaatcAGATTCTGCTCAGAATTAACAAGCCTTTGTCAGGCTGACAGATGGGTTCTGAAGGGTTCCATAAAACCAAAGAGGAACCACACCAAGCAGAGGTCCGATTGGCTGACAGAACTAGGACAGGTGCCAGAAGTCTTATTTCTTCACTTTTACACTTAAAGGTTCTACAGGGTTCTGATGCACCTCAGCTCCGGTGAGCGAGGAGGGGGAGGTGTGTGCGTGGTGTAGAGATGTGCAGAGAGACTGTTCACCAGACCCGGGGTCTCTTAAAACGttacgtagaatccttactaaaccgtacttaagctcagcaaaaaaaatgtcctcacgCCAGGTAGGTTTTtgacctatcaaacatggagaatgcacagcttcacgcaatctccgctttataaatcagagactaacgagacagGTTCTCAACTGTTTTTGATCAcgtcccgccctcaacacgcccactttctgccataaatggtgaatgcaaagtgccttgtggatctcatgcatatacaagccggctcgttgcagcgATCCACCATTAAtgatggcgaccgcagatcaaggaagtgcaatgtcacaagcagaaattgaggtacctgtgggtgaggtggagaaatgaaaggaagtgcttttgcaaaacaaataaagagaaaatccacggagtggcacagcgttgctgaagccgtcaatgctgagttcttcagagagatctgtggcggatattaaagaAATGGTCTGATCAGGATTCAAACCCCAgagtcccaggtgagagtcacacacactaaccagtcagccaaacggagagccACCTTGacaaagtagccagggcacatgatcaatcaggtcacagtgacaggacgctcatacTGTCACAgtcagacgcatgatgttctgtttcaggccggggacacaccggccgccgaagcgccggaaGGCGAAGCGCTCgcaaaattcggccgctgctcgctgctcctcagttcagaccagaagcttgtttctccgctccggtcgaggcacgcctcgtagtttttcttttgatcacttggtgtcctccatttcctctccgccttttctctgctcttttcctcgacacccccctcccccttgctgtttgtgtgtgtgtttgttcgtgtgtgtgtgtgtgaacctatggtgtgaaccagttgttaatagctggcctacgactttctgcctctctgtcctgtttgcaccagttgaaagacacccaaaaccacacccccttcacgtggtcacacacacacacaagttcgctgtgtgtgtgtgctcgtgtggtttttatgcagtgtctgtttacgaacacatttgaccatcgcgaaattgtattttgaaatgctttattttgttaaatttaccggcctgcctcttctgtctaggtttgacttcctgccagaattgacgtggttcacccgcggctcgcgaaaaaaatagagcagacgccaaaacgatcgctgcacggcgcgggctggagcgccagcGCTCGCCGctttggcggcccatgtggtctatagaatgggATAACAAGGACGCCGAATGAATTCTTTCGTAATTTATGGCGTTTTGGTGGGGGGTTGTGGGACAAAGTAAGAATTTCAGTGCATAAttgatgtaacgtgatgaaggagtcaTTTCTCAGGGTTATTATCTTCGAACCACTGTTcccctttgacacagcgccagagtgcatgaaacagcctcaaggtcatgcattcgcttctcaactgtttacgttccagcaatgaagacaggagatgaagactcttttcttttctttcattagatcaaagaactctattttcaattaagctaatcaaaacaactgttagtcaataataacaatgtgaccgatctgtgaaatcacaatattacgattaatatgttttaataagtaaatgactcattttagtcactagacacgctgatacattaaggtaaataatcacatgacacattgctgtgctgatccaatcagagccttcctagtctgaagcgtggcatagtctctgtggtgtttattaattctgtcagctttgattcatcCAGAATCAAGAACAACcatattaataaaacagttccaacgccattttaattcagtATTCAACAAGATCTCAACATCCCCCTGAAGTCCTccgcatgctaagtgaagtatggaaAGGTCATCTATACTTTtctttttaagctaagaactaTCAAGCAGGGAAAACCCTGTCGTTGTTATCAATCAACAATGGTTCCTTCAGAttgaaagctgaactcgctgacccaaggagggtcctctTTTTgatgctgtgaaccacctgtcgctttttacctggagacaatccaaagactggtttgtcgtgctgtgacgctgtttcaccggctccggtGCCAGAGGAGGGTCCGTAGACCTGGCATccagatctgtacggaggtctcactgaagggtatgtggatgcaacaatactggcgtctcatgtgttcatgaccacggttcaaacttgatcagttaggagcaaaacaacatctcccactcagactccgcTTCTCCGgacacggaggttctgaacttgacatcgttcacacacacactccacctcacacttcattccaacaaacatccatcattagagagttagtcttgttaaattgtttaaaaaaccattttagtaataaattttcttaaacgtttgaaagtctctctctcttctcttgtctctcagttcatgcaaagtgttcatttaatttccctgtaataaaaagatccaatcttctgatttaaataacccagtgtccattagatgggattcatactcgatatggatctttaatgtcttatggtcattaattaaattgtaattCAATTCCATTACATTGACAATAAatactttgattgattgattgattaccagCTCAGTGTTCTAGTGGTAAAGTGTCTGCCCTGAAaatgggagatcagggtttgattcctggttgggtcgttccaaaaatgggacccaacgcctccctgctggacaatcagcattaaggggttggatggaGGGGTTAAACCACCCAATGGTGCccgagcgcagccgtgtctgcagctcaccgctccccaagtGGACGGGTCGAATGTAGGATGGGACTTAAACTTTAACAGTACAGTTCCTATCTGTGATTGTGATTTTATCAGATCATGTTCTTCTGGACTTCAGCGTTCTGTTTCTGTCTCAGATGGATTGTCTGGTTCTAGTTTAACCACCAGTGAGCTGCGGCAGAACTGGAAGCAGCTGAAGAGTAGAGAGATTCCGGTCCGGCTGCTGTTCCAGGTTCCGTCCAGTCGGGTCGTCCAGGAACCGCTCCGGAAGCACGTGgtgaggagggtgtgtgtgtgtgtgtgtgtgtgtgtgtgtgtgtgtgtgtgtgtgtgtgtgtgtgtgtgagcagtgctctaactactTCATGGCCCCGCCCATATCCAGGTGTACCGGGTGGTGGTGATGCGCTCTGGCAGCTTTGACTCCCACCAGGTGTGGGTGGAGCGGCGCTACCGAGACTTCAGCTGCTTccaccagcagctgctggaggagtttgaggaggagctggaggacCTGGTTCTGCCCCGGAAGCTCCTGACGGGGAACTTCAGCCCGGAAAACATCTCGGAGCGCCGCCTGGCCTTGCAGGACTACCTGGCCCAGCTCTTCTCCACCCGCTGTGTCAGACACTCACCTCACTTCTCCAAGTTCTTCACGGAACCTGAGCTGAAGCAGGCCCACACACTCCTCCGGTCCGGACAGTTTACACTGGCTgtggagctgctgcagacagTTCTGGAGATCCAAGAGAAGCTGGTGCCGTGGCAGAAGCCCACCTTGACTGTCCCGACCCTGTCCGCCCTCGCCGTGTGCTACCGTGACCTAGATGAGCCGGAGCGAGCCTTCGGTAACGCCCACAGAGCCCTGCCTGCAGCCCGACGCTACGGACTGCAGCAGTACCGAGCGGCGCTGCTGGAGCTACTGCTGGAGGTGGGGTACCAGCTGGGTCGGCCCGTGGCCCAGCTGCAGGACGAGCTGACCGCCCTGAGGGACGCAGAGAGGGGGGAGGTGTCCTCCCGTTCGCTGAAGGAGGTGGTGATCTACGAGTTCCTCTGAGGCAGGGGTCGGCTCGTTCATCCATCTGATCTCTGCTCGTAAAATAACAAATTAATATTTAATTaaacagtgttttattttactgcatttatTTTAATCTGTGTGCCAACTCAAAACGTAAAGATAGTCATATCCATTTTtccattttcctccgcttatccggagtcgggtcgctggGGGGCAGGAGCCTaacgcgagaggcccagacttccctctccccagccacttgggtcagctcctccgggggaatcccaaggcgttccctggccaggtgagagacata is drawn from Nothobranchius furzeri strain GRZ-AD chromosome 4, NfurGRZ-RIMD1, whole genome shotgun sequence and contains these coding sequences:
- the snx20 gene encoding sorting nexin-20, which encodes MAESERGSGELTEMDPRPADGLSGSSLTTSELRQNWKQLKSREIPVRLLFQVPSSRVVQEPLRKHVVYRVVVMRSGSFDSHQVWVERRYRDFSCFHQQLLEEFEEELEDLVLPRKLLTGNFSPENISERRLALQDYLAQLFSTRCVRHSPHFSKFFTEPELKQAHTLLRSGQFTLAVELLQTVLEIQEKLVPWQKPTLTVPTLSALAVCYRDLDEPERAFGNAHRALPAARRYGLQQYRAALLELLLEVGYQLGRPVAQLQDELTALRDAERGEVSSRSLKEVVIYEFL